A part of Mesoplodon densirostris isolate mMesDen1 chromosome 10, mMesDen1 primary haplotype, whole genome shotgun sequence genomic DNA contains:
- the OGG1 gene encoding N-glycosylase/DNA lyase isoform X1 — MVAGSLLQRSMRHRTLASVPALWASIPCPRSELRLDLVLASGQSFRWREQSPAHWSGVLADQVWTLTQTEEHLYCTVYRGDKGRVGRPTLEELKAVRQYFRLDVSLAQLYHHWSSVDPHFQEVAQKFQGVRLLQQDPIECLFSFICSSNNNIARITGMVERLCQTFGPRLLQLDDVTYHGFPSLQALAGPQVEAQLRKLGLGYRARYVSASARAILEERGGLPWLQQLRKAPYEEAHKALCTLPGVGTKVADCICLMALDKPQAVPVDVHVWQIAQCDYSWHPTTAKGPSPQANKELGSRRVNQCRLTTSGLGSFFRSLWGPYAGWAQAVLFSADLRQPHRAQEPPAKRRKGCPGPEG; from the exons ATGGTAGCCGGCTCCCTTCTGCAGCGTAGCATGAGACATCGCACTCTAGCCTCCGTCCCGGCCCTGTGGGCCTCCATCCCCTGTCCACGCTCTGAGCTGCGCCTGGACCTGGTTCTGGCTTCTGGACAGTCATTCCG GTGGAGGGAGCAAAGCCCTGCGCACTGGAGTGGCGTGCTGGCCGACCAGGTATGGACATTGACCCAGACTGAGGAGCATCTTTACTGCACTGTGTACCGAGGGGATAAGGGCCGGGTTGGCAGGCCCACACTGGAAGAGCTAAAGGCCGTGCGACAGTACTTCCGGCTGGATGTCAGCCTTGCTCAGCTGTATCACCACTGGAGTTCTGTGGACCCCCACTTTCAAGAGGTGGCTCAGAAATTCCAAG GTGTGCGACTCCTGCAACAGGACCCCATCGAGTGTCTCTTCTCCTTCATCTGTTCCTCCAACAACAACATTGCGCGCATCACTGGCATGGTGGAGCGGCTCTGCCAGACCTTCGGACCTCGGCTCCTCCAGCTTGATGATGTCACCTACCATGGCTTCCCCAGCTTGCAGGCCCTGGCTG GGCCACAGGTGGAGGCTCAGCTCAGGAAGTTGGGCCTGGGGTATCGTGCCCGCTATGTGAGTGCCAGTGCCCGAGCCATCCTGGAAGAACGgggtggacttccctggctgcAGCAGCTGCGCAAGGCCCCCTACGAGGAGGCCCATAAGGCCCTCTGCACCCTGCCTGGGGTAGGCACCAAG GTGGCCGACTGCATCTGCTTGATGGCCCTAGACAAGCCCCAGGCTGTGCCCGTGGATGTCCACGTGTGGCAGATCGCTCAATGTGACTACAGCTGGCACCCCACCACCGCCAAGGGTCCGAGCCCCCAGGCCAACAAGGAACTGG GGAGCAGGAGGGTCAATCAATGTCGCCTCACCACTTCTGGTTTAGGAAGCTTTTTCCGGAGCCTGTGGGGACCTTATGCTGGCTGGGCCCAAGCA GTGCTGTTCAGTGCTGACCTGCGCCAACCCCACCGAGCTCAGGAGCCACCAGCAAAGCGCAGAAAGGGATGCCCAGGGCCAGAAGGCTAG
- the OGG1 gene encoding N-glycosylase/DNA lyase isoform X8, translating to MVAGSLLQRSMRHRTLASVPALWASIPCPRSELRLDLVLASGQSFRWREQSPAHWSGVLADQVWTLTQTEEHLYCTVYRGDKGRVGRPTLEELKAVRQYFRLDVSLAQLYHHWSSVDPHFQEVAQKFQGVRLLQQDPIECLFSFICSSNNNIARITGMVERLCQTFGPRLLQLDDVTYHGFPSLQALAGPQVEAQLRKLGLGYRARYVSASARAILEERGGLPWLQQLRKAPYEEAHKALCTLPGVGTKVADCICLMALDKPQAVPVDVHVWQIAQCDYSWHPTTAKGPSPQANKELEPYLLQS from the exons ATGGTAGCCGGCTCCCTTCTGCAGCGTAGCATGAGACATCGCACTCTAGCCTCCGTCCCGGCCCTGTGGGCCTCCATCCCCTGTCCACGCTCTGAGCTGCGCCTGGACCTGGTTCTGGCTTCTGGACAGTCATTCCG GTGGAGGGAGCAAAGCCCTGCGCACTGGAGTGGCGTGCTGGCCGACCAGGTATGGACATTGACCCAGACTGAGGAGCATCTTTACTGCACTGTGTACCGAGGGGATAAGGGCCGGGTTGGCAGGCCCACACTGGAAGAGCTAAAGGCCGTGCGACAGTACTTCCGGCTGGATGTCAGCCTTGCTCAGCTGTATCACCACTGGAGTTCTGTGGACCCCCACTTTCAAGAGGTGGCTCAGAAATTCCAAG GTGTGCGACTCCTGCAACAGGACCCCATCGAGTGTCTCTTCTCCTTCATCTGTTCCTCCAACAACAACATTGCGCGCATCACTGGCATGGTGGAGCGGCTCTGCCAGACCTTCGGACCTCGGCTCCTCCAGCTTGATGATGTCACCTACCATGGCTTCCCCAGCTTGCAGGCCCTGGCTG GGCCACAGGTGGAGGCTCAGCTCAGGAAGTTGGGCCTGGGGTATCGTGCCCGCTATGTGAGTGCCAGTGCCCGAGCCATCCTGGAAGAACGgggtggacttccctggctgcAGCAGCTGCGCAAGGCCCCCTACGAGGAGGCCCATAAGGCCCTCTGCACCCTGCCTGGGGTAGGCACCAAG GTGGCCGACTGCATCTGCTTGATGGCCCTAGACAAGCCCCAGGCTGTGCCCGTGGATGTCCACGTGTGGCAGATCGCTCAATGTGACTACAGCTGGCACCCCACCACCGCCAAGGGTCCGAGCCCCCAGGCCAACAAGGAACTGG AGCCGTATCTCCTGCAATCCTAG
- the OGG1 gene encoding N-glycosylase/DNA lyase isoform X5 produces the protein MVAGSLLQRSMRHRTLASVPALWASIPCPRSELRLDLVLASGQSFRWREQSPAHWSGVLADQVWTLTQTEEHLYCTVYRGDKGRVGRPTLEELKAVRQYFRLDVSLAQLYHHWSSVDPHFQEVAQKFQGVRLLQQDPIECLFSFICSSNNNIARITGMVERLCQTFGPRLLQLDDVTYHGFPSLQALAGPQVEAQLRKLGLGYRARYVSASARAILEERGGLPWLQQLRKAPYEEAHKALCTLPGVGTKVADCICLMALDKPQAVPVDVHVWQIAQCDYSWHPTTAKGPSPQANKELGDTGLSPGLGRSHMPWSN, from the exons ATGGTAGCCGGCTCCCTTCTGCAGCGTAGCATGAGACATCGCACTCTAGCCTCCGTCCCGGCCCTGTGGGCCTCCATCCCCTGTCCACGCTCTGAGCTGCGCCTGGACCTGGTTCTGGCTTCTGGACAGTCATTCCG GTGGAGGGAGCAAAGCCCTGCGCACTGGAGTGGCGTGCTGGCCGACCAGGTATGGACATTGACCCAGACTGAGGAGCATCTTTACTGCACTGTGTACCGAGGGGATAAGGGCCGGGTTGGCAGGCCCACACTGGAAGAGCTAAAGGCCGTGCGACAGTACTTCCGGCTGGATGTCAGCCTTGCTCAGCTGTATCACCACTGGAGTTCTGTGGACCCCCACTTTCAAGAGGTGGCTCAGAAATTCCAAG GTGTGCGACTCCTGCAACAGGACCCCATCGAGTGTCTCTTCTCCTTCATCTGTTCCTCCAACAACAACATTGCGCGCATCACTGGCATGGTGGAGCGGCTCTGCCAGACCTTCGGACCTCGGCTCCTCCAGCTTGATGATGTCACCTACCATGGCTTCCCCAGCTTGCAGGCCCTGGCTG GGCCACAGGTGGAGGCTCAGCTCAGGAAGTTGGGCCTGGGGTATCGTGCCCGCTATGTGAGTGCCAGTGCCCGAGCCATCCTGGAAGAACGgggtggacttccctggctgcAGCAGCTGCGCAAGGCCCCCTACGAGGAGGCCCATAAGGCCCTCTGCACCCTGCCTGGGGTAGGCACCAAG GTGGCCGACTGCATCTGCTTGATGGCCCTAGACAAGCCCCAGGCTGTGCCCGTGGATGTCCACGTGTGGCAGATCGCTCAATGTGACTACAGCTGGCACCCCACCACCGCCAAGGGTCCGAGCCCCCAGGCCAACAAGGAACTGG
- the OGG1 gene encoding N-glycosylase/DNA lyase isoform X4 yields the protein MVAGSLLQRSMRHRTLASVPALWASIPCPRSELRLDLVLASGQSFRWREQSPAHWSGVLADQVWTLTQTEEHLYCTVYRGDKGRVGRPTLEELKAVRQYFRLDVSLAQLYHHWSSVDPHFQEVAQKFQGVRLLQQDPIECLFSFICSSNNNIARITGMVERLCQTFGPRLLQLDDVTYHGFPSLQALAGPQVEAQLRKLGLGYRARYVSASARAILEERGGLPWLQQLRKAPYEEAHKALCTLPGVGTKVADCICLMALDKPQAVPVDVHVWQIAQCDYSWHPTTAKGPSPQANKELGSFFRSLWGPYAGWAQAVLFSADLRQPHRAQEPPAKRRKGCPGPEG from the exons ATGGTAGCCGGCTCCCTTCTGCAGCGTAGCATGAGACATCGCACTCTAGCCTCCGTCCCGGCCCTGTGGGCCTCCATCCCCTGTCCACGCTCTGAGCTGCGCCTGGACCTGGTTCTGGCTTCTGGACAGTCATTCCG GTGGAGGGAGCAAAGCCCTGCGCACTGGAGTGGCGTGCTGGCCGACCAGGTATGGACATTGACCCAGACTGAGGAGCATCTTTACTGCACTGTGTACCGAGGGGATAAGGGCCGGGTTGGCAGGCCCACACTGGAAGAGCTAAAGGCCGTGCGACAGTACTTCCGGCTGGATGTCAGCCTTGCTCAGCTGTATCACCACTGGAGTTCTGTGGACCCCCACTTTCAAGAGGTGGCTCAGAAATTCCAAG GTGTGCGACTCCTGCAACAGGACCCCATCGAGTGTCTCTTCTCCTTCATCTGTTCCTCCAACAACAACATTGCGCGCATCACTGGCATGGTGGAGCGGCTCTGCCAGACCTTCGGACCTCGGCTCCTCCAGCTTGATGATGTCACCTACCATGGCTTCCCCAGCTTGCAGGCCCTGGCTG GGCCACAGGTGGAGGCTCAGCTCAGGAAGTTGGGCCTGGGGTATCGTGCCCGCTATGTGAGTGCCAGTGCCCGAGCCATCCTGGAAGAACGgggtggacttccctggctgcAGCAGCTGCGCAAGGCCCCCTACGAGGAGGCCCATAAGGCCCTCTGCACCCTGCCTGGGGTAGGCACCAAG GTGGCCGACTGCATCTGCTTGATGGCCCTAGACAAGCCCCAGGCTGTGCCCGTGGATGTCCACGTGTGGCAGATCGCTCAATGTGACTACAGCTGGCACCCCACCACCGCCAAGGGTCCGAGCCCCCAGGCCAACAAGGAACTGG GAAGCTTTTTCCGGAGCCTGTGGGGACCTTATGCTGGCTGGGCCCAAGCA GTGCTGTTCAGTGCTGACCTGCGCCAACCCCACCGAGCTCAGGAGCCACCAGCAAAGCGCAGAAAGGGATGCCCAGGGCCAGAAGGCTAG
- the OGG1 gene encoding N-glycosylase/DNA lyase isoform X3: MVAGSLLQRSMRHRTLASVPALWASIPCPRSELRLDLVLASGQSFRWREQSPAHWSGVLADQVWTLTQTEEHLYCTVYRGDKGRVGRPTLEELKAVRQYFRLDVSLAQLYHHWSSVDPHFQEVAQKFQGVRLLQQDPIECLFSFICSSNNNIARITGMVERLCQTFGPRLLQLDDVTYHGFPSLQALAGPQVEAQLRKLGLGYRARYVSASARAILEERGGLPWLQQLRKAPYEEAHKALCTLPGVGTKVADCICLMALDKPQAVPVDVHVWQIAQCDYSWHPTTAKGPSPQANKELGSFFRSLWGPYAGWAQAVSVPRLPILLHSRPHRTSPQALTHFLLPHHCPR; this comes from the exons ATGGTAGCCGGCTCCCTTCTGCAGCGTAGCATGAGACATCGCACTCTAGCCTCCGTCCCGGCCCTGTGGGCCTCCATCCCCTGTCCACGCTCTGAGCTGCGCCTGGACCTGGTTCTGGCTTCTGGACAGTCATTCCG GTGGAGGGAGCAAAGCCCTGCGCACTGGAGTGGCGTGCTGGCCGACCAGGTATGGACATTGACCCAGACTGAGGAGCATCTTTACTGCACTGTGTACCGAGGGGATAAGGGCCGGGTTGGCAGGCCCACACTGGAAGAGCTAAAGGCCGTGCGACAGTACTTCCGGCTGGATGTCAGCCTTGCTCAGCTGTATCACCACTGGAGTTCTGTGGACCCCCACTTTCAAGAGGTGGCTCAGAAATTCCAAG GTGTGCGACTCCTGCAACAGGACCCCATCGAGTGTCTCTTCTCCTTCATCTGTTCCTCCAACAACAACATTGCGCGCATCACTGGCATGGTGGAGCGGCTCTGCCAGACCTTCGGACCTCGGCTCCTCCAGCTTGATGATGTCACCTACCATGGCTTCCCCAGCTTGCAGGCCCTGGCTG GGCCACAGGTGGAGGCTCAGCTCAGGAAGTTGGGCCTGGGGTATCGTGCCCGCTATGTGAGTGCCAGTGCCCGAGCCATCCTGGAAGAACGgggtggacttccctggctgcAGCAGCTGCGCAAGGCCCCCTACGAGGAGGCCCATAAGGCCCTCTGCACCCTGCCTGGGGTAGGCACCAAG GTGGCCGACTGCATCTGCTTGATGGCCCTAGACAAGCCCCAGGCTGTGCCCGTGGATGTCCACGTGTGGCAGATCGCTCAATGTGACTACAGCTGGCACCCCACCACCGCCAAGGGTCCGAGCCCCCAGGCCAACAAGGAACTGG GAAGCTTTTTCCGGAGCCTGTGGGGACCTTATGCTGGCTGGGCCCAAGCAGTGAGTGTACCTAGGCTTCCCATCCTCCTCCATTCCAGACCCCATAGGACTTCTCCCCAAGCCCTGACCCACTTTCTTCTACCCCACCACTGCCCCAGGTGA
- the OGG1 gene encoding N-glycosylase/DNA lyase isoform X6, with product MVAGSLLQRSMRHRTLASVPALWASIPCPRSELRLDLVLASGQSFRWREQSPAHWSGVLADQVWTLTQTEEHLYCTVYRGDKGRVGRPTLEELKAVRQYFRLDVSLAQLYHHWSSVDPHFQEVAQKFQGVRLLQQDPIECLFSFICSSNNNIARITGMVERLCQTFGPRLLQLDDVTYHGFPSLQALAGPQVEAQLRKLGLGYRARYVSASARAILEERGGLPWLQQLRKAPYEEAHKALCTLPGVGTKVADCICLMALDKPQAVPVDVHVWQIAQCDYSWHPTTAKGPSPQANKELASFPLQSDLLYLAGSMV from the exons ATGGTAGCCGGCTCCCTTCTGCAGCGTAGCATGAGACATCGCACTCTAGCCTCCGTCCCGGCCCTGTGGGCCTCCATCCCCTGTCCACGCTCTGAGCTGCGCCTGGACCTGGTTCTGGCTTCTGGACAGTCATTCCG GTGGAGGGAGCAAAGCCCTGCGCACTGGAGTGGCGTGCTGGCCGACCAGGTATGGACATTGACCCAGACTGAGGAGCATCTTTACTGCACTGTGTACCGAGGGGATAAGGGCCGGGTTGGCAGGCCCACACTGGAAGAGCTAAAGGCCGTGCGACAGTACTTCCGGCTGGATGTCAGCCTTGCTCAGCTGTATCACCACTGGAGTTCTGTGGACCCCCACTTTCAAGAGGTGGCTCAGAAATTCCAAG GTGTGCGACTCCTGCAACAGGACCCCATCGAGTGTCTCTTCTCCTTCATCTGTTCCTCCAACAACAACATTGCGCGCATCACTGGCATGGTGGAGCGGCTCTGCCAGACCTTCGGACCTCGGCTCCTCCAGCTTGATGATGTCACCTACCATGGCTTCCCCAGCTTGCAGGCCCTGGCTG GGCCACAGGTGGAGGCTCAGCTCAGGAAGTTGGGCCTGGGGTATCGTGCCCGCTATGTGAGTGCCAGTGCCCGAGCCATCCTGGAAGAACGgggtggacttccctggctgcAGCAGCTGCGCAAGGCCCCCTACGAGGAGGCCCATAAGGCCCTCTGCACCCTGCCTGGGGTAGGCACCAAG GTGGCCGACTGCATCTGCTTGATGGCCCTAGACAAGCCCCAGGCTGTGCCCGTGGATGTCCACGTGTGGCAGATCGCTCAATGTGACTACAGCTGGCACCCCACCACCGCCAAGGGTCCGAGCCCCCAGGCCAACAAGGAACTGG
- the OGG1 gene encoding N-glycosylase/DNA lyase isoform X9: MVAGSLLQRSMRHRTLASVPALWASIPCPRSELRLDLVLASGQSFRWREQSPAHWSGVLADQVWTLTQTEEHLYCTVYRGDKGRVGRPTLEELKAVRQYFRLDVSLAQLYHHWSSVDPHFQEVAQKFQGVRLLQQDPIECLFSFICSSNNNIARITGMVERLCQTFGPRLLQLDDVTYHGFPSLQALAGPQVEAQLRKLGLGYRARYVSASARAILEERGGLPWLQQLRKAPYEEAHKALCTLPGVGTKVADCICLMALDKPQAVPVDVHVWQIAQCDYSWHPTTAKGPSPQANKELE; the protein is encoded by the exons ATGGTAGCCGGCTCCCTTCTGCAGCGTAGCATGAGACATCGCACTCTAGCCTCCGTCCCGGCCCTGTGGGCCTCCATCCCCTGTCCACGCTCTGAGCTGCGCCTGGACCTGGTTCTGGCTTCTGGACAGTCATTCCG GTGGAGGGAGCAAAGCCCTGCGCACTGGAGTGGCGTGCTGGCCGACCAGGTATGGACATTGACCCAGACTGAGGAGCATCTTTACTGCACTGTGTACCGAGGGGATAAGGGCCGGGTTGGCAGGCCCACACTGGAAGAGCTAAAGGCCGTGCGACAGTACTTCCGGCTGGATGTCAGCCTTGCTCAGCTGTATCACCACTGGAGTTCTGTGGACCCCCACTTTCAAGAGGTGGCTCAGAAATTCCAAG GTGTGCGACTCCTGCAACAGGACCCCATCGAGTGTCTCTTCTCCTTCATCTGTTCCTCCAACAACAACATTGCGCGCATCACTGGCATGGTGGAGCGGCTCTGCCAGACCTTCGGACCTCGGCTCCTCCAGCTTGATGATGTCACCTACCATGGCTTCCCCAGCTTGCAGGCCCTGGCTG GGCCACAGGTGGAGGCTCAGCTCAGGAAGTTGGGCCTGGGGTATCGTGCCCGCTATGTGAGTGCCAGTGCCCGAGCCATCCTGGAAGAACGgggtggacttccctggctgcAGCAGCTGCGCAAGGCCCCCTACGAGGAGGCCCATAAGGCCCTCTGCACCCTGCCTGGGGTAGGCACCAAG GTGGCCGACTGCATCTGCTTGATGGCCCTAGACAAGCCCCAGGCTGTGCCCGTGGATGTCCACGTGTGGCAGATCGCTCAATGTGACTACAGCTGGCACCCCACCACCGCCAAGGGTCCGAGCCCCCAGGCCAACAAGGAACTGG
- the OGG1 gene encoding N-glycosylase/DNA lyase isoform X7 translates to MVAGSLLQRSMRHRTLASVPALWASIPCPRSELRLDLVLASGQSFRWREQSPAHWSGVLADQVWTLTQTEEHLYCTVYRGDKGRVGRPTLEELKAVRQYFRLDVSLAQLYHHWSSVDPHFQEVAQKFQGVRLLQQDPIECLFSFICSSNNNIARITGMVERLCQTFGPRLLQLDDVTYHGFPSLQALAGPQVEAQLRKLGLGYRARYVSASARAILEERGGLPWLQQLRKAPYEEAHKALCTLPGVGTKVADCICLMALDKPQAVPVDVHVWQIAQCDYSWHPTTAKGPSPQANKELGSPFHRRSK, encoded by the exons ATGGTAGCCGGCTCCCTTCTGCAGCGTAGCATGAGACATCGCACTCTAGCCTCCGTCCCGGCCCTGTGGGCCTCCATCCCCTGTCCACGCTCTGAGCTGCGCCTGGACCTGGTTCTGGCTTCTGGACAGTCATTCCG GTGGAGGGAGCAAAGCCCTGCGCACTGGAGTGGCGTGCTGGCCGACCAGGTATGGACATTGACCCAGACTGAGGAGCATCTTTACTGCACTGTGTACCGAGGGGATAAGGGCCGGGTTGGCAGGCCCACACTGGAAGAGCTAAAGGCCGTGCGACAGTACTTCCGGCTGGATGTCAGCCTTGCTCAGCTGTATCACCACTGGAGTTCTGTGGACCCCCACTTTCAAGAGGTGGCTCAGAAATTCCAAG GTGTGCGACTCCTGCAACAGGACCCCATCGAGTGTCTCTTCTCCTTCATCTGTTCCTCCAACAACAACATTGCGCGCATCACTGGCATGGTGGAGCGGCTCTGCCAGACCTTCGGACCTCGGCTCCTCCAGCTTGATGATGTCACCTACCATGGCTTCCCCAGCTTGCAGGCCCTGGCTG GGCCACAGGTGGAGGCTCAGCTCAGGAAGTTGGGCCTGGGGTATCGTGCCCGCTATGTGAGTGCCAGTGCCCGAGCCATCCTGGAAGAACGgggtggacttccctggctgcAGCAGCTGCGCAAGGCCCCCTACGAGGAGGCCCATAAGGCCCTCTGCACCCTGCCTGGGGTAGGCACCAAG GTGGCCGACTGCATCTGCTTGATGGCCCTAGACAAGCCCCAGGCTGTGCCCGTGGATGTCCACGTGTGGCAGATCGCTCAATGTGACTACAGCTGGCACCCCACCACCGCCAAGGGTCCGAGCCCCCAGGCCAACAAGGAACTGG
- the OGG1 gene encoding N-glycosylase/DNA lyase isoform X2: protein MRHRTLASVPALWASIPCPRSELRLDLVLASGQSFRWREQSPAHWSGVLADQVWTLTQTEEHLYCTVYRGDKGRVGRPTLEELKAVRQYFRLDVSLAQLYHHWSSVDPHFQEVAQKFQGVRLLQQDPIECLFSFICSSNNNIARITGMVERLCQTFGPRLLQLDDVTYHGFPSLQALAGPQVEAQLRKLGLGYRARYVSASARAILEERGGLPWLQQLRKAPYEEAHKALCTLPGVGTKVADCICLMALDKPQAVPVDVHVWQIAQCDYSWHPTTAKGPSPQANKELGSRRVNQCRLTTSGLGSFFRSLWGPYAGWAQAVLFSADLRQPHRAQEPPAKRRKGCPGPEG from the exons ATGAGACATCGCACTCTAGCCTCCGTCCCGGCCCTGTGGGCCTCCATCCCCTGTCCACGCTCTGAGCTGCGCCTGGACCTGGTTCTGGCTTCTGGACAGTCATTCCG GTGGAGGGAGCAAAGCCCTGCGCACTGGAGTGGCGTGCTGGCCGACCAGGTATGGACATTGACCCAGACTGAGGAGCATCTTTACTGCACTGTGTACCGAGGGGATAAGGGCCGGGTTGGCAGGCCCACACTGGAAGAGCTAAAGGCCGTGCGACAGTACTTCCGGCTGGATGTCAGCCTTGCTCAGCTGTATCACCACTGGAGTTCTGTGGACCCCCACTTTCAAGAGGTGGCTCAGAAATTCCAAG GTGTGCGACTCCTGCAACAGGACCCCATCGAGTGTCTCTTCTCCTTCATCTGTTCCTCCAACAACAACATTGCGCGCATCACTGGCATGGTGGAGCGGCTCTGCCAGACCTTCGGACCTCGGCTCCTCCAGCTTGATGATGTCACCTACCATGGCTTCCCCAGCTTGCAGGCCCTGGCTG GGCCACAGGTGGAGGCTCAGCTCAGGAAGTTGGGCCTGGGGTATCGTGCCCGCTATGTGAGTGCCAGTGCCCGAGCCATCCTGGAAGAACGgggtggacttccctggctgcAGCAGCTGCGCAAGGCCCCCTACGAGGAGGCCCATAAGGCCCTCTGCACCCTGCCTGGGGTAGGCACCAAG GTGGCCGACTGCATCTGCTTGATGGCCCTAGACAAGCCCCAGGCTGTGCCCGTGGATGTCCACGTGTGGCAGATCGCTCAATGTGACTACAGCTGGCACCCCACCACCGCCAAGGGTCCGAGCCCCCAGGCCAACAAGGAACTGG GGAGCAGGAGGGTCAATCAATGTCGCCTCACCACTTCTGGTTTAGGAAGCTTTTTCCGGAGCCTGTGGGGACCTTATGCTGGCTGGGCCCAAGCA GTGCTGTTCAGTGCTGACCTGCGCCAACCCCACCGAGCTCAGGAGCCACCAGCAAAGCGCAGAAAGGGATGCCCAGGGCCAGAAGGCTAG
- the CAMK1 gene encoding calcium/calmodulin-dependent protein kinase type 1 isoform X5 yields the protein MPGAVEGPSWKQAEDIGDIYDFRDVLGTGAFSEVILAEDKRTQKLVAIKCIAKKALEGKEGSMQNEIAVLHKIKHPNIVALDDIYESGGHLYLIMQLVSGGELFDRIVEKGFYTERDASRLIFQVLDAVKYLHDLGIVHRDLKPENLLYYSMDEDSKIMISDFGLSKMEDPGSVLSTACGTPGYVAPEVLAQKPYSKAVDCWSIGVIAYILLCGYPPFYDENDAKLFEQILKAEYEFDSPYWDDISDSAKDFIRHLMEKDAEKRFTCEQALQHPWIAGDTALDKNIHQSVSEQIKKNFAKSKWKQAFNATAVVRHMRKLQLGTTQEGQGQTASHGELLAPAAGGPVASCCCRDCCVEPGPELSPTLAPQL from the exons AGGGGCCTTCTCGGAGGTAATCCTGGCAGAAGATAAGAGGACTCAGAAGCTGGTGGCCATCAAATGTATCGCCAAGAAGGCTCTGGAGGGCAAGGAGGGTAGCATGCAGAATGAGATTGCTGTCCTGCACAA GATCAAGCACCCCAACATTGTAGCCCTGGATGACATCTATGAAAGCGGGGGACACCTCTATCTCATCATGCAGCT GGTGTCAGGTGGGGAGCTGTTTGACCGAATTGTGGAAAAAGGCTTCTACACAGAGCGGGACGCCAGCCGCCTCATCTTCCAGGTGCTGGATGCCGTCAAGTACCTGCACGACCTGGGCATCGTACACCGAGACCTCaag CCAGAGAATCTGCTGTACTACAGCATGGATGAAGACTCCAAGATCATGATCTCCGACTTTGGCCTCTCTAAGATGGAAGACCCCGGCAGCGTGCTCTCCACAGCCTGCGGGACCCCAGGATACGTGG CCCCTGAAGTGCTGGCCCAGAAGCCCTACAGCAAGGCAGTGGATTGCTGGTCCATTGGGGTCATCGCCTATATCCT GCTCTGTGGTTATCCCCCCTTCTATGACGAGAATGATGCCAAACTCTTTGAACAGATTTTGAAGGCTGAGTACGAGTTTGACTCTCCTTATTGGGACGACATCTCTGACTCCG CCAAAGACTTCATCCGGCACTTGATGGAGAAGGATGCAGAGAAGAGGTTCACCTGTGAACAGGCCTTGCAGCACCCCTG GATTGCAGGAGATACGGCTCTAGATAAGAATATTCACCAGTCAGTAAGCGAGCAGATCAAGAAGAACTTTGCCAAGAGCAAGTGGAAG CAAGCCTTCAATGCCACGGCCGTGGTGCGGCACATGAGGAAGCTACAGCTGGGCACCACCCAGGAGGGGCAGGGACAGACGGCGAGCCATGGGGAGCTGCTGGCCCCAGCAGCTGGGG GGCCGGTGGCCAGCTGCTGCTGTCGAGACTGCTGCGTGGAGCCGGGCCCAGAACTGTCTCCCACTCTGGCCCCCCAGCTCTAG